In Terriglobia bacterium, the following proteins share a genomic window:
- the acpS gene encoding holo-ACP synthase: MITGIGIDVVQNDRLRDSIQRFGDRFLNRIYTEAEIAYCKKCAQPEIHYAARFAAKEAAFKALGTGWADGVKWKDVEVERLPSGKPELHLYGGALAHATAAGAARFYVSLTHDQLVSCAVVIFEA, translated from the coding sequence ATGATTACCGGCATCGGCATTGACGTGGTTCAGAACGACCGCCTCCGAGACTCCATCCAGCGCTTCGGCGATCGCTTCCTGAATCGAATATATACAGAAGCGGAGATTGCGTACTGCAAGAAATGCGCTCAACCCGAGATTCATTACGCGGCGCGCTTCGCGGCAAAAGAAGCGGCTTTCAAAGCGCTCGGCACCGGTTGGGCCGACGGAGTGAAATGGAAGGACGTCGAAGTCGAGCGCCTGCCTTCCGGCAAACCGGAACTCCACCTTTATGGCGGAGCGCTGGCGCACGCGACGGCAGCCGGCGCGGCGCGCTTCTATGTCTCACTGACGCACGATCAATTGGTTTCCTGCGCCGTGGTGATCTTCGAAGCCTGA